The following are encoded together in the Oreochromis niloticus isolate F11D_XX linkage group LG12, O_niloticus_UMD_NMBU, whole genome shotgun sequence genome:
- the LOC100695236 gene encoding beta-1,3-galactosyl-O-glycosyl-glycoprotein beta-1,6-N-acetylglucosaminyltransferase-like: MLSLLSPLKTGRSAAYIRYQWLEYTDDDESPEKVCNCSAVLQGEKEELRKAKLLTITKDFQKNIHIPDEYYIHAARDCRKFKMSRKYITFPLSKEEEEFPLAYSMVVHHKVHSFERLLRAIYAPQNIYCVHVDKKSPASVFAAIKAITSCFPNVFMVSKAVNVVYAGWTRVQPDLNCMADLYNTSTTWKYFINLCGQDFPLKTNLEIVQALRSLKGGNSLESEEMPRGKKKRVMNAYQVVDGQIQRTGKTKDPAPFNLPILSGNAYIVVNRGYVRSVLEDKRIQALIEWAKDTYSPDEFLWATIQRIPGVPGSTWPNRKFDITDMNAIARIVKWQWHEGSEDSLQSVYPECKGHHVRSICVYGAGDLQWLIEQHHLFANKFDADRDPIAVYCLEKYLRHRALTE, translated from the exons ATGCTTTCCCTTCTTAGTCCACTGAAAACAGGTAGAAGTGCTGCCTACATCAGGTATCAATGGCTAGAGTATACCGATGATGATGAGAGCCCAGAGAAAGTTTGCAACTGCTCAGCAGTCCTGCAGGGAGAGAAGGAAGAATTGCGGAAAGCCAAATTACTGACCATCACCAAAGACTTCCAGAAGAATATTCATATTCCTGATGAGTATTATATCCATGCAGCCCGAGACTGCAG gaaattcaaaatgagcagaAAATACATAACATTTCCTTTAAGCAAGGAAGAAGAGGAGTTTCCTCTGGCTTACTCTATGGTTGTACATCACAAG gttCACAGCTTTGAGCGACTACTGCGAGCTATCTATGCAcctcaaaatatttattgtgTCCATGTGGACAAAAAATCACCGGCCTCAGTCTTTGCTGCCATCAAGGCCATTACTTCCTGTTTCCCAAATGTGTTCATGGTCAGCAAGGCTGTGAATGTGGTCTACGCTGGATGGACACGTGTACAGCCTGATCTTAACTGCATGGCTGATCTCTATAACACCAGTACGACATGGAAATACTTCATCAACCTCTGTGGTCAGGATTTCCCTCTAAAAACTAATTTGGAAATTGTGCAAGCTTTGCGTTCACTAAAAGGAGGTAACAGTTTGGAGTCGGAGGAAATGCCTcgaggaaagaagaaaagggtGATGAATGCTTACCAAGTAGTTGATGGACAAATCCAG cgaacaggaaaaacaaaggaTCCAGCTCCCTTCAATCTGCCCATACTATCAGGAAATGCCTACATTGTGGTCAACCGAGGTTATGTTCGCAGTGTTTTGGAAGACAAGCGAATACAGGCCCTCATTGAGTGGGCCAAAGACACCTACAGTCCTGATGAGTTTCTGTGGGCAACAATACAGCGAATACCTGGTGTTCCTGGCTCAACATGGCCCAACCGTAAATTTGACATTACTGACATGAATGCAATTGCACGGATTGTGAAGTGGCAGTGGCACGAGGGGTCAGAGGATTCTCTGCAATCAGTATACCCAGAATGTAAAGGCCACCATGTCAGATCAATATGTGTGTATGGTGCTGGAGACCTGCAGTGGTTGATTGAACAGCATCACCTTTTTgccaataagtttgatgcagACAGAGATCCCATTGCTGTCTACTGCTTGGAGAAATATCTGAGACACAGGGCACTGACTGAGTGA